The Xiphophorus hellerii strain 12219 chromosome 5, Xiphophorus_hellerii-4.1, whole genome shotgun sequence genome window below encodes:
- the foxe1 gene encoding forkhead box protein E1 has product MIMPVVKVEKESPADSGLPSSNPSPQTEDQQPRGRRRKRPLQRGKPPYSYIALISMAIANSPDRKLTLGGIYKFITERFPFYRDNSKKWQNSIRHNLTLNDCFIKIPREPGRPGKGNYWALDPNAEDMFESGSFLRRRKRFKRCDLSTYAAYVQETPVFSPVQITRSAAYSGSVYPNMAVNPAYGQQLPSAAYYPSSSPPGFAHGQTRMFSINNIIGHPASAGMLAGQGAEMMQQPGRSFSPEGLPNGSAACSLGTPGFQGQPCGGAVPSRSATHPGFTYSGPNGHPHHHAHQGSYGQGHSPGYASAGRIHAAAHGSAETVDHYGRASPVQLGSFSQYNSMAAGAVTNSGSYLRHPSYPGTMDRFVPAI; this is encoded by the coding sequence ATGATAATGCCGGTGGTGAAAGTGGAGAAAGAGTCTCCGGCAGACTCCGGCTTGCCATCCTCCAACCCTTCCCCGCAGACAGAGGATCAGCAGCCGCGTggcagaaggaggaagagacCTCTGCAGAGGGGGAAACCGCCGTACAGCTACATCGCTCTCATCTCCATGGCCATCGCCAACTCCCCCGACCGCAAGTTGACGCTGGGGGGAATCTACAAGTTCATCACCGAGCGGTTCCCCTTCTACAGAGACAACTCCAAGAAGTGGCAGAACTCCATCCGCCACAACCTGACGCTGAACGACTGCTTCATCAAGATCCCGCGGGAACCCGGGCGACCCGGGAAGGGCAACTACTGGGCGCTGGACCCCAACGCGGAGGACATGTTTGAGAGTGGCAGCTTTCTGAGGCGCAGGAAGAGGTTCAAGCGCTGCGACCTCAGCACCTACGCCGCGTATGTCCAAGAGACGCCAGTTTTCTCCCCGGTCCAGATCACCAGGTCAGCGGCGTACTCCGGTTCCGTGTACCCCAACATGGCGGTCAACCCTGCGTACGGCCAGCAGCTGCCCTCCGCCGCCTACTACCCCTCATCATCGCCACCTGGATTTGCACACGGCCAGACCCGCATGTTTAGCATCAATAACATCATCGGACATCCGGCGTCAGCAGGCATGCTGGCGGGTCAGGGTGCGGAGATGATGCAGCAGCCGGGCCGCAGCTTCAGTCCGGAGGGGCTGCCAAACGGGTCCGCCGCCTGCAGCTTGGGAACACCAGGGTTCCAGGGTCAGCCATGCGGGGGAGCGGTGCCATCCCGCTCCGCGACACACCCCGGGTTTACCTACTCTGGCCCGAACGGCCACCCGCACCACCACGCCCACCAGGGTTCCTACGGACAGGGTCACAGCCCGGGTTACGCTTCGGCAGGCCGGATCCACGCCGCGGCCCACGGCTCTGCAGAGACAGTGGACCATTACGGCCGGGCGTCTCCAGTGCAGCTCGGCTCTTTCTCCCAGTACAACAGCAT